A DNA window from Verrucomicrobiota bacterium contains the following coding sequences:
- the murJ gene encoding murein biosynthesis integral membrane protein MurJ, whose product MSSIDTNEMVGSTVSSPAEERALGRGGITRAATVFGLGTAASRVMGLVRDMLAASIFGTSLAWSAFVLAFAIPNLFRRLFAEGALAGAFVPVFTDQLKHEGRESALRLARTVATAVGVVLLGVIVVAWVVFGVLDVVVDTAKVNLIARLGSIVMPYVFFICLAGFGMAVLNSFNHFAVPAFSPVLLNVIFIVALAVFVPVFGGAEQYGIYAVAIAVIVGGVVQLGVQVPVLRRFGFVHRPLLDLRDPAFRRVLALFLPRLVGLAVVQINVVVDYALGYIISDDASSHLAYANRLVQLPLGIFGVAIATAALPALSKLRAAGRMDTFRSTLSYSLRQTLSIAIPASVGLILIRRPLVELIYERGAFSPAASLIVSDVVMFYAFGLFAYATTQILVPAFLALQDAKTPMRISIGTTVLNFCLNMLLGVALGMAARGFALATAISATCNLVLLAVLLRRRLGQIEGRPLLDSIVRIVVASLVMGAWVFAACFLLGRLFEGPSVLIRVLLVVVPTGVGLAAYLVASQVLGSREAREFLHAYRRKTSVREPGDVAGTGDRR is encoded by the coding sequence ATGAGCTCGATAGACACCAACGAGATGGTGGGTTCCACGGTTTCGTCTCCCGCCGAGGAGCGGGCGTTAGGGCGCGGCGGGATCACGCGCGCGGCGACCGTGTTCGGGTTGGGGACGGCGGCGAGCCGGGTGATGGGGCTGGTGCGCGACATGCTTGCCGCCAGCATCTTCGGCACGTCGCTCGCCTGGTCGGCGTTCGTGTTGGCGTTTGCCATCCCCAACCTGTTCCGGCGGCTGTTCGCCGAGGGCGCGCTCGCGGGCGCCTTCGTGCCGGTGTTCACCGACCAGCTGAAGCACGAGGGGCGCGAATCGGCGCTCCGGCTGGCGCGCACGGTGGCGACGGCCGTCGGGGTAGTCCTCCTGGGCGTCATCGTCGTGGCCTGGGTCGTGTTCGGCGTGCTCGACGTTGTGGTCGACACGGCGAAGGTCAACCTGATCGCCCGTCTCGGCAGCATCGTGATGCCGTACGTGTTCTTCATCTGCTTGGCCGGGTTCGGCATGGCGGTGCTCAACTCGTTCAACCACTTCGCCGTGCCGGCGTTCTCGCCCGTGCTGCTCAACGTGATCTTCATCGTGGCGCTGGCGGTGTTTGTACCCGTGTTCGGAGGCGCCGAGCAGTACGGCATCTACGCCGTGGCGATCGCGGTCATCGTCGGCGGCGTGGTGCAGCTCGGGGTTCAGGTGCCCGTGCTGCGGCGCTTCGGGTTTGTCCACCGGCCGTTGCTTGACCTGCGCGACCCCGCGTTCCGGCGAGTGCTGGCGTTGTTCCTGCCGAGGCTGGTCGGGCTGGCCGTCGTGCAGATCAACGTCGTCGTCGACTACGCTCTTGGCTACATCATCAGCGACGATGCAAGCTCGCACCTGGCCTATGCCAACCGGCTCGTGCAACTGCCGCTCGGCATTTTCGGCGTAGCCATCGCTACGGCGGCGCTGCCGGCGCTCTCGAAACTGCGCGCCGCGGGCCGGATGGATACGTTCCGGTCGACGCTCTCGTACTCGCTGCGCCAGACGCTGTCGATCGCGATCCCGGCGTCCGTCGGACTGATCCTGATCCGGCGGCCGCTGGTCGAGTTGATCTACGAACGCGGCGCGTTCAGCCCCGCGGCGTCGCTCATCGTCTCCGACGTGGTCATGTTCTACGCGTTCGGCTTGTTCGCCTACGCGACGACGCAGATCCTCGTGCCGGCTTTCCTTGCGCTCCAGGACGCCAAGACGCCGATGCGCATCTCGATCGGCACGACGGTGCTGAACTTCTGCCTCAACATGCTGCTCGGAGTGGCGCTCGGCATGGCGGCGCGGGGATTCGCGCTGGCGACGGCGATCTCGGCGACGTGCAACCTCGTTCTGCTCGCCGTGCTCCTGCGGCGCCGGCTCGGACAGATTGAAGGCCGGCCGCTGCTCGACTCCATCGTGCGCATCGTCGTGGCGTCGCTGGTCATGGGCGCGTGGGTCTTTGCCGCGTGCTTCCTGTTGGGGCGGCTGTTCGAGGGACCGAGTGTCCTGATCCGGGTCTTGCTCGTCGTTGTCCCGACGGGTGTTGGGCTGGCAGCGTATCTGGTTGCTTCGCAAGTGCTTGGATCACGCGAGGCGCGGGAATTCCTCCACGCCTACCGCCGCAAGACTTCGGTGCGGGAGCCCGGCGATGTTGCGGGAACCGGCGATCGTCGCTAG
- the crcB gene encoding fluoride efflux transporter CrcB, which translates to MRLLWVGLGGFVGAVARYGLSGWVHRGTGTLFPLGTLIVNVTGCLVIGAFLYLFDERGAAGQHAKAFAAIGLLGAFTTFSTLGYETLELLRDRQLWWACLSVLGNVVLGLGAVWLGRTGMQATGF; encoded by the coding sequence CTGAGATTACTCTGGGTGGGCTTGGGCGGATTTGTCGGGGCCGTTGCCCGGTACGGGCTTTCGGGCTGGGTGCACCGCGGCACAGGCACCCTGTTCCCGCTCGGCACGCTCATCGTGAACGTGACCGGCTGCCTCGTGATCGGGGCGTTCCTCTACCTGTTCGATGAGCGGGGCGCCGCAGGACAGCACGCCAAGGCGTTCGCAGCCATCGGGCTATTGGGGGCGTTCACGACCTTCTCGACTCTCGGTTACGAGACCCTCGAACTGCTGCGCGACCGGCAATTGTGGTGGGCGTGTCTCAGCGTACTCGGCAACGTCGTGCTCGGCTTGGGTGCCGTCTGGCTCGGCCGGACCGGCATGCAGGCGACGGGGTTCTAA
- a CDS encoding DUF190 domain-containing protein produces the protein MKIEGEGELLRIFVGESDRWQGAPLSEAIVRVAREQGLAGATVVRGIEGFGAHSRIHTTKILRLSEDLPIVIEIVDKHERIEAILPILDTMVAEGMITIEPVHIIAYRSKKAGAE, from the coding sequence ATGAAGATTGAAGGTGAAGGCGAACTGCTTCGCATCTTCGTGGGGGAGAGCGACCGCTGGCAAGGCGCGCCGCTTTCCGAGGCCATCGTGCGCGTCGCACGCGAGCAAGGGCTGGCCGGCGCGACTGTGGTGCGCGGCATCGAGGGCTTCGGCGCCCACAGCCGCATCCACACGACCAAGATCCTGCGCCTCTCCGAGGATCTGCCCATTGTCATCGAGATCGTCGACAAGCACGAGCGCATCGAGGCCATCCTCCCGATCCTCGACACCATGGTCGCCGAGGGGATGATCACCATCGAACCGGTCCACATCATCGCGTACCGATCGAAGAAGGCAGGGGCCGAGTGA
- a CDS encoding tetratricopeptide repeat protein: MRTPHSRKWSCAWIVFLVLVACLPLRAWGARNAEAARKSKQAREAYDKGQVAEAIALYTEAISIDPQYADAYFERSKLYRENEQWDKELEDLNGTLAVDAKHLAALRRRAEWYFYGRKYLDAELDYSAAIKIDRHSWYDYYMRGRARAEQGHLEAALKDFDDAIEAHGKSYAPFFERGKVCARLGKMRQAEKDLERSIELSGEQAWPHLELGKLRLAEQKHDEALKLFTAADRLAKEEYGEPLFWRGATYTALKDWTRAVAEYTAALARKYDTAELRYKRAEAYYELTEFEKARDDLKAALEKEPDNKQFKWALGQVESAIARAIEAQHQAQEEARKQQSGSESGDEGDANTGDEFVNPL; this comes from the coding sequence ATGCGAACGCCGCACAGCCGGAAATGGTCATGTGCCTGGATCGTCTTCCTCGTCCTTGTCGCCTGCCTGCCGCTGCGGGCTTGGGGCGCGCGCAACGCCGAAGCTGCACGCAAGTCCAAGCAGGCGCGGGAAGCCTATGACAAGGGGCAGGTGGCCGAAGCGATCGCACTCTACACCGAGGCGATCTCGATCGATCCCCAGTACGCCGACGCCTACTTCGAGCGCTCGAAGCTCTACCGCGAGAATGAGCAGTGGGACAAGGAGCTCGAGGATCTCAACGGCACGCTGGCCGTCGACGCCAAGCATCTCGCCGCGCTGCGCCGGCGGGCCGAGTGGTACTTCTATGGCCGGAAGTACCTTGATGCCGAGTTGGACTACTCGGCGGCGATCAAGATCGACCGCCATTCCTGGTACGACTACTACATGCGCGGCCGGGCGCGCGCCGAGCAGGGCCACCTCGAAGCGGCGCTGAAGGACTTCGATGACGCCATCGAAGCGCACGGCAAGTCGTATGCGCCATTTTTTGAGCGCGGCAAAGTCTGCGCGCGGCTCGGTAAGATGCGGCAAGCCGAGAAGGATCTCGAGCGATCGATCGAGCTGAGCGGCGAGCAGGCCTGGCCTCACCTCGAACTCGGCAAGCTGCGCTTGGCCGAGCAGAAGCACGACGAGGCCCTGAAGCTGTTCACCGCCGCCGACCGCCTTGCCAAAGAGGAGTACGGCGAGCCGCTCTTCTGGCGCGGCGCGACCTACACGGCGCTCAAGGACTGGACACGCGCTGTGGCCGAGTACACCGCCGCCCTCGCGCGCAAGTACGACACAGCCGAGTTGCGCTACAAGCGCGCCGAGGCATACTACGAGCTCACCGAGTTCGAGAAAGCGCGTGACGACCTCAAGGCTGCCCTCGAGAAGGAGCCGGACAACAAGCAGTTCAAGTGGGCGCTCGGCCAAGTCGAGTCGGCCATCGCCCGCGCCATCGAGGCGCAACACCAGGCACAAGAGGAAGCCCGGAAGCAGCAGTCCGGCTCGGAGTCTGGCGATGAAGGCGACGCGAACACCGGCGACGAGTTTGTCAACCCGCTCTAA
- the thyX gene encoding FAD-dependent thymidylate synthase: MRIVREPQVYVVGRQTVDQAEVERFLNDHALTWQTDTEVGAEVLCEAGGRLCYMSYGQGRKSNKEYLAHLVEVGHGSVLEHAVWNLLFTGISRSCTHELVRHRAGFGYSQLSQRYVDESDTDFVEPDVIADDPDLHALWMEACGTTHRIYCELVERLMVKVAGQYPNEPKTSQRKIARQAARSVLPNATETKVFVTANARALRHFIEMRAHPAAEVEIRKLAVAVLRLMQAESPNIFGDYEIITLPDGTEAAATPHRKV; encoded by the coding sequence GTGAGGATTGTCCGCGAGCCGCAGGTCTACGTCGTCGGCCGCCAGACGGTCGACCAGGCCGAAGTCGAACGGTTTCTGAATGACCACGCGCTCACGTGGCAAACCGACACCGAGGTCGGCGCCGAAGTGCTCTGCGAGGCCGGTGGCCGGCTCTGCTACATGTCCTACGGCCAGGGCCGCAAGTCGAACAAGGAGTACCTGGCGCACCTGGTCGAGGTTGGCCACGGCAGCGTGCTCGAGCACGCGGTGTGGAACCTGCTCTTCACCGGGATCTCGCGCTCGTGCACGCACGAGCTCGTACGCCACCGCGCCGGGTTCGGCTACTCGCAACTGAGCCAGCGCTACGTCGACGAGTCGGACACCGACTTCGTCGAGCCCGACGTGATCGCCGACGATCCCGACCTGCACGCGCTCTGGATGGAGGCGTGCGGCACGACGCATCGCATCTACTGCGAGCTCGTCGAGAGGCTCATGGTCAAGGTCGCCGGGCAGTACCCGAACGAGCCGAAAACCTCGCAGCGCAAGATCGCGCGCCAGGCGGCGCGCAGTGTGCTGCCGAACGCGACCGAGACGAAAGTCTTCGTTACCGCCAACGCGCGCGCACTTCGCCATTTCATCGAGATGCGCGCCCACCCCGCCGCCGAGGTCGAGATTCGCAAGCTCGCCGTCGCCGTGCTCCGCCTCATGCAGGCCGAATCGCCCAACATCTTCGGTGACTACGAGATCATCACCCTCCCCGACGGCACCGAGGCGGCGGCCACACCCCACCGCAAGGTGTGA